The DNA segment GACGACCGGACCGCTGGCGTCGAGAGTCATGCGAAAGTGCGAGCGGTAGATCGGCCCATCGAAGTGACGCCGAACGAGTGCCTCGGCAGCGTCGGCGTCGCCGCGATTGCAGCGTGTCAGGAGGACCGCATCGGCACGAGCGATGCTGGCGAACGGCTCTCGCAGGTAACCCCTCGGCAGCACGTGCCCGAAGCCGTCGGGGCAGGTCGTGTCGACGAGCACGAGGTTGAACTCGCGACCGGCCCGCCGATGCTGAAAGCCGTCGTCCAAGAGGAAAACCGACACGTCTGGTCGTTCAGCGACGACGGCTGCGGCACCGGCGACGCGGTCGGGGTTGACGTGGATCGGCACGTCGTCGCCGAGGAGCTCGGCGAGCAGTTGCTCTTCGTCGGCGGTCTCGCCCGGGCGACTGCCATAGCCGCGGGTCAGCACGGCCGGGCGTTCGTCGTGGTGCATCAGCACGCTAGCGAGCCACGCGACGGTCGGCGTCTTGCCCGTCCCACCGGCGGTGACGTTGCCGATCGAGACCGTCGGCCTCGGCAGTTTTGTCGCTGGGCGGCGATCGAACCCTCGGTTGCGCCACCCGACGGCTGCCGCGTAGGGAATCGATGCCAGGTGCAACGCGCCGCGTGCGAGTCGACTCGCGAACGTCGTCGATTGCCCGGTGATGACGCGCCGATGCCAGGCTTCCAGATGGCTCACGGTGGGCACGCGTGTGGACACTAGCTCGGCGCGATCCTGTGGTCGGCGGGCGAGAAGACGATGTCGTCTCCAGGAATCGCGCGGATGTCGAGTCGCTCGACCCAGTCGCTCGGCGTGAGCTGGTCGCGTTCCTCGGCAATGCCCGTCCAGAAGCCGCAGAGCCCGCGAACCCGCCCCGCCGACCAGCCGACCTCGCGAAGGTGCGCGACTCGGGTGTCGCCGTGGCGTTTGGAGAGCTTTCGCCCGTCAGGACCGACCACGAGCGGCACGTGCAGATGCCGAATCGCTGGAGCAGTCGGCCAGATGAGCGTTCGGAGGTACGCCTGCCTCGCCGAGCTCAGTCGCAGGTCGGTACCTCGGACGATGTCGGTGATCTGGGCGTCTTGATCGTCGATGGCCGACGTCCACTGATACGCCGGCGCTCCGCCGACACGTCGGACTACAAATGCCCCAGCGTGGCCGATGGGAACGGAATCGGCCGTGCCGGACATCGTCACAACATCGACGGATGCCGGCACTTGCATTCGCAGGCAGGCATCGGCCACGCGTTCGAGATTCGCCTCGGAACAGTGCCCGTCATAGATCACCGATCCGTCTTGTGCGCGCTTCGGCTGTCGCGCTTCAAGTTGAGACCGGGTGCATGAACAGGCGAACATGCAACGCTCGACGCGAGTGCTTCTGAGCATCTCTCGATAACGATCGAGTCGCGTGCTCGGCAGGGGAAGTTCCTCGTCCCAATCGAGTCCGAGCCACTCGAGGTCTTGTCTGGCTTGATCGACCGCGGACTGACGAACGCGAGGTCCGTCCAGGTCATCGAACCGCAACAGCACCTTCCAACCAGCTCTGCGAGCAAGTGCCCAATTGATGAGGAACGTCCTCGCGTTACCAAGGTGCAGAGCACCGGTCGGCGATGGTGCGATCCGCGTGATCACGACACAGATTACGCATCGGTCGATGGCGTTCGTTGTGTCGTTGGGGGAGACCGGAGAAATAAAACCTGTCTCAATACGAGGCTTAAGTTGTTTTTTGAACCGGCCGATGCCTAGTCTGCCCATCCGGGCGGGTGGCTTTTCGTCCGGAGGATGCAATTCTCCGGTAGCACCCGATTCCCTTCAACGCATCCCGCCCCACAACCACACACCATGCCCCGAGGCCGACCCAAGTCCCAGCCGAGCATTGCTGATCTTCAGGCAATGATCAAAGCCCGTCGCGCAGAGCGCAACAAGCTCGTTGCCGAGCGAAAGAAGCTCGAGACCAAGCTCGTCAAGATCGATCGCCAGATTGCAGCCTTCGACGGCTCCAATGGCAGCACCAGCGTCGGCGGCTCGCGTCCGCGAAACGACAAGCCGCTGCCGGATGTCATCCACGAAGTGCTCAA comes from the Planctomycetota bacterium genome and includes:
- a CDS encoding glutamate--tRNA ligase family protein is translated as MGRLGIGRFKKQLKPRIETGFISPVSPNDTTNAIDRCVICVVITRIAPSPTGALHLGNARTFLINWALARRAGWKVLLRFDDLDGPRVRQSAVDQARQDLEWLGLDWDEELPLPSTRLDRYREMLRSTRVERCMFACSCTRSQLEARQPKRAQDGSVIYDGHCSEANLERVADACLRMQVPASVDVVTMSGTADSVPIGHAGAFVVRRVGGAPAYQWTSAIDDQDAQITDIVRGTDLRLSSARQAYLRTLIWPTAPAIRHLHVPLVVGPDGRKLSKRHGDTRVAHLREVGWSAGRVRGLCGFWTGIAEERDQLTPSDWVERLDIRAIPGDDIVFSPADHRIAPS
- the lpxK gene encoding tetraacyldisaccharide 4'-kinase codes for the protein MPTVSHLEAWHRRVITGQSTTFASRLARGALHLASIPYAAAVGWRNRGFDRRPATKLPRPTVSIGNVTAGGTGKTPTVAWLASVLMHHDERPAVLTRGYGSRPGETADEEQLLAELLGDDVPIHVNPDRVAGAAAVVAERPDVSVFLLDDGFQHRRAGREFNLVLVDTTCPDGFGHVLPRGYLREPFASIARADAVLLTRCNRGDADAAEALVRRHFDGPIYRSHFRMTLDASGPVVVASGIGNPHAFAADVRAIGIDITDELRFPDHHPFSVADVARITVSVPTGGSAVVTGKDWTKLRPLWPADVPIAVAGQELVVDDAAGLIDSVLAAIRPAAKNSTSPAVKTKIETHIE